ATGTTGCGGAACGTGCGGCGTTCGGTGTGCATCATATTCCAGCACCATTCCCATTTGGTAGCCAGATTGAGGCAGTTCATGAGGGTGGGTTTGGGCGGGGCGGACAGGCCGTTTTTGATGTCTCTGTGCCGCTGTCCGAGTACCTGCAAGTCGGCGGTAAGGATCAGGGCGGAACATTTGGCATCCTGCGCACGCTTAATCAGGTTTTCCATAAATTCGCGGTCGCGCATCACATAAAGCTGAAACCAAAACGGCGCGGAAGTGTTTTCCGCCACGTCTTCAATCGAACAGATAGACATGGTGGACAGGGAAAACGGCACACCGAACTTCTCCGCCGCCCGCGCAGCATGGATTTCGCCGTCGGCCCACGCCATGCCGGTAAAACCCGTCGGCGCGATAGCCAGCGGCATTTTCACTTTCTGCCCGAGCATTTCGCTTTCCAGCGAACGGCCTTCCATATCCACCAACACACGCTGGCGGAACTGGATGGGCGTGAAATCGGTGGTGTTGATATGGTAGGTATACTGCGTCCACGAGCCGGAATCGATATAGTCGTAAAACATCTTCGGCATTTTGAATTTCGCCACGCGGCGCAGGTCTTCGATACAGGTCATTTTGCTTAAATCGCGCATCTGCCCTTTTCCTTTCGTTCGGTTGGTTGGTTCGGATTCGGCTGCCGGTTGCCGCATGACGCGTTTTCAGACGGCCTTTGCACTAAGCGGAAGCCGCGCACTCTATCCGAATCGCCCGATTGACGCAAACACATATCATTTGGAATGCTATTACTAATTGATTTTGGTCAAAAAAGATGTAAATACTTGACTGATTCACTCAACTATCGCAAAATCCCGCCCGACAAGAAATAACAGCACAAACCATGCGACTGACCACCAAAGGACGCTTCGCCGTTACCGCCATGCTTGATTTGGCCATGCACGCGCAAAACGGCGCGGTGAAGCTGAACGACATCAGCGAACGCCAAAACATCTCCCTGTCTTACTTGGAGCAGCTCTTCGGCAAACTGCGCCGCGCCGGCCTGGTAGACAGCATCCGCGGCCCCGGAGGCGGCTACATACTGGCTGCCGATGCCCGCGAAATCAGCATTGCGCAAATCATCACCGCCGCCGAAGACAGGCTCGATGCCACCCTGTGCAGCGGCAAAGCCAACTGCCACAACGGCGCACCCTGCCTTACCCACGACCTGTGGGAAAATCTGAACCGCACCATCAACCAATACCTCAGCAGCATCACCCTGCAAACCGTACTCAGCCAAAAAGACCACCACTCGGGCAAAGCCGTCAGCCTGACACACATCAACTGACACACAAACACAAAAAGAGAGACCAAACCATGACCGTCAAAACCCCCGTCTATCTCGACTACGCCGCCACCACCCCCGTTGATCCGCGCGTGGCCGAAAAAATGATCCCCTACCTCACCGAAACCTTCGGCAATCCCGCCTCCAACAGCCACAGCTTCGGCTGGGTGGCGGAAGAAGCTGTCGAAAAAGCCCGCGCCGACATCGCCGCGCTGATTCATGCCGACCCGAAAGAAATCGTCTTTACCAGCGGTGCTACCGAGTCCAACAATCTCGCCATCAAAGGCGCAGCGCATTTTTACAAAAGCAAAGGCAAACATTTAATCACCGTCAAAACCGAACACAAAGCCGTACTCGACACCATGCGCGAGCTCGAGCGTCAGGGATTTGACGTAACCTATTTGGGCGTAAAGGAAAACGGCCTGGTTGATTTGGACGAACTCCAAGCCGCCATCCGCGACGACACTATTTTGATTTCCGTCATGTGGGTGAACAACGAAATCGGCGTGGTGCAGAATATTCCCGCCATCGGCGCAATCTGCCGCGAACGCAAAATCATCTTCCATGTGGATGCCGCCCAAGCCTGCGGCAAAGTGCCGGTGGATGTCGAAGCCGCCAAAGTCGACCTGCTTTCCATGTCCGGCCACAAAGTGTACGGCCCCAAAGGCATCGGCGCACTTTACGTCCGCCGCAAACCCCGCGTACGCCTTGAAGCGCAAATGCACGGCGGCGGTCACGAACGCGGCTTCCGCAGCGGCACGCTGCCCACCCACCAAATCGTCGGCATGGGCGAAGCCTTCCGCATTGCCAAAGAAGAACTCGAACAGGACACCGCCCATTACCTGAAACTGCGCGACATTTTCCTCAAAGGCATCGAAGGCATCGAAGAAGTCTATATCAACGGCGATTTGGAACACCGCGCACCCAACAATCTGAATGTCAGCTTCAATTTTGTCGAAGGCGAAAGTCTCATCATGGCCGTAAAAGAACTCGCCGTATCCAGCGGCTCCGCCTGCACCTCCGCCAGTCTCGAACCCAGCTATGTTTTGCGCGCACTCGGCCGCAACGACGAACTGGCGCACTCCTCCCTGCGCATCACCTTCGGCCGCATGACTACCGAAGAAGAAGCCGCCTATGCCGCCGAACTGATCAAATCCAAAATCGGCAAACTGCGCGAACTTTCCCCCTTGTGGGAAATGTTTAAAGACGGGATTGATTTGAACGCGATTGAGTGGGCGGCACATTGATGGAGCAGGAAAAATAAAGGCCGTCTGAAAACTGTTTTTCCAGACAATTTGACACATAACACCATAAAACATATAGGAAACATATCATGGCATACAGCGACAAAGTAATCGACCACTACGAAAACCCCCGCAACGTCGGCACCTTCGACAAAGGCGACGGCTCCGTCGGCACCGGCATGGTCGGCGCGCCCGCATGCGGCGACGTGATGCGCCTGCAAATCAAGGTAAACGACGCAGGCATCATCGAAGATGCAAAATTCAAAACCTACGGCTGCGGCTCGGCCATTGCCTCGTCCAGCCTGATTACCGAATGGGTAAAAGGCAAAAGTTTGGATGATGCCTTAGCCATCAAAAACAGCGAAATCGCGGAAGAATTGGAACTGCCGCCGGTAAAAATCCACTGCTCGATTTTGGCCGAAGACGCGGTAAAAGCCGCCGTAGCCGACTACCGCAAGAAAAAAGAAGCCGCTTCCGTATAAACCGTTGCAGTTTTCAGACGGCCTTTCCTTCCATTTGAAATACGGATTTAAGGCCGTCTGAAACCATATTGTCTGCCGGCGGAAAAAACGCCGTGTGCTTTGCCGGAGTGGAACCGACCGGTCTGCCTGCCGTGAAACAGCCGGAAGCCGCCGCTGCCGGATAGCCGGAGCAAGCGGTCTCAGAGGCCGTCTGAAACCGCTTCGGCCGACAAATCTTTCTCCGCCCGCACGGAGAAAGATTTGTCGAAAGCCGAAACAAAGGAAAGGATCCATCATGATTAGCATCACAGAAAATGCCGCCAAATATATCAACAGCCATTTGGCCAAACGCGGCAAAGGCCTCGGCGTGCGCTTGGGCGTGAAAACCAGCGGCTGCTCGGGCATGGCTTACAACCTCGAATTTGTCGATGAACCTGCCGCCGAAGATTTGGTGTTTGAAGAACACGGCGCGAAAGTGTTTGTCGACCCGAAAAGCCTGGTCTATCTCGACGGCACGCAAGTCGATTACACTCGGGAAGGTTTGCAGGAAGGCTTCAAATTCGAAAACCCGAATGTGAAGGACTCATGCGGCTGCGGCGAAAGTTTCCACGTTTGAGCACATAAAAAAGACGGGACAGTTTCCAAAACCGTCCCGCCATTTTTTCGCAGCCTGCCTGTTGTAGCTGCCTTTGCCTTTTTTGTTCCGCTCCGTTTTGTACCGGAACAGATTGGATCTGACCAGGGCCTTTAATGCGTTGTCGCGGATTTTGCCCTTATTGTGCTGTACTTTCGCAGACATTCGTATTTCCTTTTTCCAAATGAGGCGGCGGATTATATAAAAGGCCGTCTGAAACCGCAAGAAACCGTTATGAGCCAATACTTTGATTTGTTCCGACTGTCCGAAGGTTTCGCGCTGGACGAGGCGGAGCTGGAAACCCGCTACCGCACGCTTGCCGCCCGTTTCCATCCCGACCGCTTTACCGCCGCTTCCGCCTTTGAGCAGAAACAGGCCGTAATGATGTCGGCCACCGTCAACGAAGCCTACCGCACGCTCAAAAAACCGACCGACCGCGCCGCCTACCTGCTCAAACAGCAGGGCATCGATGCCGACGCGCCCGAGCATACCGCCTTTGCCCCCGAATTTCTGATGCAGCAGATGGAATGGCGCGAAACCCTGGCCGAAGCCCGCGCACGGCAGGATCAAACCGTGCTGGATACGCTGGCAGCCGAAATACGTGCCGAACAAAGCGCACTTCACGACAGCCTGCAACAGGCGTTCGACCGCCGGGAATACGAAACCGCCGCGCAGCTTGTAAGGCAGGGACGTTTTCTCGATAAATTAAACCAAGAAATCTCCGAGCTGGCAGAGGCCGTCTGAAAACGCGGCTCCACAAAGTCCGAACAGCCGGCCGCCCTCCTCCAACCAAGCATACAACGACATTATGGCACTCCTCCAAATAGCCGAACCCGGCATGTCCGCCGCCCCGCACCAGCACCGCCTTGCCGTCGGCATCGACCTGGGTACCACCAACAGCCTAGTCGCCGCCGTGAAAAGCGGCAGCGCGGTATGCCTGCCCGACGAAAACGGGCGCGTTACCCTACCCTCGGTCGTACGCTATCTTTCAGACGGCCAAATCGGTATCGGACACGAAGCCCTTGCCGAACAGCCAACCGACCCGCTCAATACCGTCAGCTCCGCCAAACGCCTTATCGGCCGCACGCTGGCCGATTTGTCGCAGGAGGCGCACTACCTGCCCTACCGTTTCGGCCAAAGCAGCCATGTGGTCGAAATCAACACCCGCCACGGCATCAAAACGCCCATCGAAGTATCGTCTGAAATTCTGAAAGCCCTGAAAACCCGTGCCGAAGAAAGTTTGGGCGGGCAGCTTACCGGCGCGGTGATTACCGTACCCGCCTATTTCGACGACGCGCAGCGTCAGGCCACCAAAGACGCGGCGCGTTTGGCCGGCATCAACGTATTGCGCCTGCTCAACGAGCCGACCGCCGCCGCCATCGCCTACGGCCTGGACAACGGCTCGGAAGGCACATTTGTCGTGTACGACCTCGGCGGCGGCACGCTCGACGTATCCGTACTCGAATTGAGCAAAGGCCTGTTCCAAGTCAAATCCACCAACGGCGACAGCGCCTTGGGCGGCGACGATTTCGACCAACGCCTGTTCTGCCACCTGCTCGAACAACTCGGCCTCTCGCAACTCAACGACCAAGACAGCCGGCTGCTGCTCTCGCTCGCCCGCCGCACCAAAGAAGATTTGACCGCACACGAGCAAACCCTCATCGAAGCCGCCCTTTCAGACGGCCGCCAAGTACGCGCCACCGTTACCCGCCAAGAATTCCAAGAGCTTACCCGCCATCTGGTGCAAAAAACCATCGAACCGGTAAAGCAGGCACTCAAAGACGCAGGCGTATCCAAAGCCGACATCAAAGGCGTGATTATGGTAGGCGGCTCGACCCGTATGCCGCACATCCAGCAGGCCGTAGCCACATTCTTCGGCCAAACCCCGCTCAACAATCTCAATCCCGACCAAGTCGTCGCACTGGGCGCAGCCATGCAGGCCGATGTGCTGGCCGGCAACAAAACCGCCGGCGAATGGCTGCTGCTCGACGTAATTCCCCTCTCGCTCGGCCTCGAAACCTACGGCGGACTGGCCGAAAAAATCATCCCGCGCAACTCCACCATCCCCACCGCCCGCGCCCAAGACTTCACCACCTTCAAAGACGGCCAAACCGCCATGACCGTACACGTCGTGCAGGGCGAGCGCGAGCTGGTATCCGACTGCCGCAGCCTGGCCAAATTCACCCTGCGCGGCATTCCGCCTATGGCCGCCGGCGCGGCGCGTATCCGCGTAACCTTCCAAGTCGATGCAGACGGCCTGTTGTCGGTATCCGCGCAGGAGCAGTCCACCGGCGTGCAGGCGCAAATCGAAGTCAAACCCTCCTACGGCCTCGACGATGACACCATCACGCAAATGCTCAAAGACAGCATGGCCAACGCCGCCGGAGACATGGCCGCCCGCGCCCGTGCCGAAGCCGTGGTCGAAGCCGAAAGCCTGCTTGACGCAGTAGCCGCCGCGCTGGAACTCGATGCCGACCTGCTCGATGAAGCGGAGCTTACCGCCATCCGCAGCAGCATCGCCGCGCTCGAAGGCCGTCTGAAAAACGGCACCGCCCAAGACATCCGCGCCGCCGTGTCCGCACTCGGTGCAAGTACCGACAACTTCGCCGCCAAACGTATGAACCGCAATATCCAAAGGGCGTTGGCCGGACAGAGCATCGACGATATTTGAGTCTGCCGCATGGCGTTCAGACGGCCTGCCGCATAAAAAGGCCGTCTGAAAACAAAGTGCGCAAATGCCGCCCGCAACGCTTGCACACCGCCCCGAATACGCCCGAACGAAATACACAAACCGCTTTCATCAAAGAGAAAAAACAATGCCCAAAATCACCGTACTCCCGCACGCAACACTCTGCCCCGAAGGCGCGGTCATCGAAGACGCGCCCGAGGGCAAAACCGTACTCGACGTTTTGCTCGACCACGACATCGAAGTCGATCACGCCTGTGAAAAATCCTGCGCCTGCACCACCTGCCACGTCATCATCCGCCAAGGCTTCGACAGCATGGAAGACCCCACCGAGCTCGAAGAAGACCTGCTCGATCAGGCCTGGGGCTTGGAAGCCGACTCGCGCCTGAGCTGCCAGGCCGTGGTTGCCGACACGGATTTGGTGGTCGAAATCCCCAAATACACCATCAACCACGCCCGCGAAGACCATTAAACAGGCCGTCTGAAAATCCGCCGGCAAAACCCTGCCCGCAGCCTTTCAGACGGCCTCTGATAAAACAACGGACACAAGGAACCCAAGCCATGAAATGGACCGACACCCAACGCATCGCCGAAGAACTCTACGACCTGCACGGCGACAGCATCGATCCCAAGACCCTGCGCTTTACCCAACTGCGCGATCTGATTCTCGCCCTGCCCCATTTCGACGACGACCCCGCCCGCTGCGGCGAGCGCATCCTCGAAGCCGTGCAGCAGGCATGGATTGAAGAAGCCGAATAAATCCGACCCATCCGTTCAGGACCAGCCATGCCCCGCCATCCCTACCGCCGCCTGCGGGCGGCACAAAACGCCCTGCCCGAAGTCGGCATTTCCGAAGAAAACGGCATCCGTTCCCTGCACTTGGGCAGCAGCACCATCCAAAGCTCGATGAACCTCGACAATCCGGCGGAACTCGTCCTCTCATACAGCCGCGCCATGATGGGCTGGCTGCTGTTTGCCGACCCGCCCGCACACATCACCCAAATCGGTTTGGGCGGCGGATCGTTCGCCCGCTGGATAGACGCACACCTGCCCGATACACGCCAAAGCGCAATCGACATCAATCCGCAGGTCATCGCCGTTGCCCGCAGCCTGTTCGAGCTGCCCTTTGAAGGCACGGGCTTTGAAATCATCGAAGCCGACGGCGCGCAATACGTCAAAACCCTGCTCGGCGGCACCAACGTTTTACTGGTGGACGGATTCGACGGCGAACAAATCATCGACAGCCTGGTTAGCACAGAATTTTTCCTCGACTGCCGCCGCGCCCTTGCCGCCGACGGCATCTTCGTCGCCAACTGGTGGAGCGGAGACAAACGCTACCCGCGCTTCCTTGCCGATCTCTCCGCCGCATTCGGCGGCCGCGTGCTGCAAATTCCCGCCGCCAGCCACGGCAACATCGCCGTAACCGCCTTTTGCCGCACCCCGCCGACGCTGAATTTCGACAGCCTGAAAAAACGCGCCGCCAAACTGGCCGCGCAATACGGCCTCGACTTTCCCGCCCTCCTCGCCGCCGCCAAAGCCGCCAACCCGCACAACGGCAAATCCTTCGTCTTTCCGGACTGCCCGTAGCAGACACGCCGACCCTCCCCCGCACGCGCAAACCCGTTTTCAGACGGCCTCCCCCATCCGCCCACCGCCATGCAGCAGCGCAAAATCATCCACATCGACATGGACGCGTTCTACGCCTCGGTAGAGCTGCGCGAACGCCCCGAACTGCGCGGCCTGCCCGTCGTCGTCGCCTGGGAAGGAGCGCGTTCCGTCATCTGCGCCGCCTCCTACGAAGCCCGCCGCTACGGCCTGCACTCGGCCATGTCCGCCGCAGCCGCCCGCCGCCTCTGCCCGCAAGCCGTATTCGTCCCGCCGCAGTTTCCCCTCTACCGCCAAGTCTCCCGGCAGATACACCGCATCTTCCAACGCCACACCGACCTCATCGAACCCCTCTCCCTCGACGAAGCCTATCTCGACGTAAGCCGCAACAAACAAAACCTGCCCTACGCCACCGACATCGCCCGCCTCATCCGCGCCGACATCAAAGCCGAAACCGGCCTCACCGCCTCCGCCGGCATCGCCGCCAACAAATTCCTTGCCAAAATCGCCTCCGACTGGAACAAACCCGACGGCCAGTTTGCCCTGCCCCCGCAGAAAACCGAAGCCTTCCTCGCCGCCCTGCCGCTGGAAAAAATCCCCGGCGTAGGCAGAGTAACCCTGCAAAAAATGCACCGCCTCGGCCTCAAAACCGCCGGCGACCTGCGCCGCATGGAACGCGGCGAACTCGCCAACCTCTTCGGCAAATGGGGCTACCGCCTCTACGACCTCGCACGCGGCACCGACAACCGCCCCGTCAGACCCGAGCGCGAACGCATACAGATTTCCACCGAAATCACCCTGCCCGAAGACCTGCCCCTGGCCCTCATCCTGCAACACCTGCCGCATTTGGCCGGCGACCTGTGGGCGCAGGCCGAACGCAGAAAATGCCGCGCCCGCAGCGTTACCCTCAAACTGAAAACCACCCGCTTCCGCACCCTCACCCGCAGCCTCACCTACTCCTCCCCCCTGCCCGATGCCGCCGCCCTGCTGACCGCCGCCCGCGAACTGGCCGAACGGATGCCGCCCGACAGCGAAGGCGGCTACCGCCTCATCGGCCTGGGCATCTCCCACCTCGAACAGCCCGGCATCCAGCCCGAGCTGTGGCTGCCGGAACAAGATGCCGTCTGAAAACCGTTTTTCAGACGGCCTTTTGCTTGTAATCGATTCGGCAGGACAAATCCACGGCGAAGTAAAAGACGCGTGCGCCGCCGGGGCGACACACCCTACCTGATGCTGCGCAAGCCTCTCCCCGCTGGAAATCCGTCCCCGCCACCGGTGTAGGGTGTGTCGCGCCGCGACGCACGCGTTCCACGAACTTCGGCAAAAGTCCGTCTGAAAACCAATATCTGCGACTGTTGTAGGGTGTGTCGCGCCGCGACGCACGCGCCCCCAAATTCGGCAGAAAGGCCGTCTGAAAATCCTGCAAACGGATTTTCAGACGGCCTGTGTTTGCGGCGGTGCGAAATCAGATGCCGCCTTGTGCTTTGACTTTTGCGGCGCTGAATTCCAGTTTGGAGAGGGCGGAGAGGTAGGCTTTGGCGGTGGCGGCCAACACGTCGGTGTCCGCGCCCTGTCCGTTGACCACACGTCCGCCGCGTGCGAGGCGTACGCTGGTTTCGCCCTGGCTTTCCGTGCCTTCGGTTACGGCGTTTACCGAATAGAGCTGCAATACCGCTCCGCTTTGCACCACGCTTTCGATGGCTTTGAAAATGGCATCGACAGGGCCGGAGCCGGTGGCTTGGGCGCGTTTTTCTTCGCCTTGGATGCTGAACACGATTTCGGCACGCGGCTCTTCGCCGGTTTCGGTGGTGATGCGCTGCGAGATGAATTTGTAGGCATCTTGGGCGAGGCTGTGCATTTCGTCGGAAACCAGCGCGTGCAGGTCTTCGTCGAAGATTTCGCGTTTTTTGTCGGCCAGTTCTTTGAAGCGGGCGAATGCGGCATTGAGGGCTTCTTCGCCGCCCAAGTCTATGCCCAAGTCGGCGAGCTTGGTTTTAAAGGCGTTGCGGCCGGAGAGTTTGCCCAGGCTCAGACGGTTGGCCGCCCAGCCGACGGATTCGGCCGACATGATTTCGTAGGTTTCGCGGTGTTTGAGCACGCCGTCCTGGTGGATGCCCGACTCGTGGGCAAAGGCGTTTGCGCCGACGATTGCTTTGTTGGGCTGCACGGGGTAGCCGGTGATGGTGGAAACCAGTTTGGACGCAGGCACGATTTGGGTGGTGTCGATGCCGGTTTCCATGCCGAATACGTCGTGGCGGACTTTCAGCGCCATGACGATTTCTTCAATCGAGGCATTTCCCGCACGTTCGCCCAAGCCGTTGACGGTACACTCGATTTGGCGTGCGCCGCCTTTTAAGGCAGAGAGCGAGTTGGCAACGGCCAAGCCCAAATCGTTGTGGCAGTGTGCCGACCACACCACTTTGCTGCTGCCGGGGGTTTTCGCAATCAGTTCGCGGAAAAAATCTTCGGTTTTGTGCGGAATCGAATAGCCGACGGTGTCGGGAATGTTGATGGTGGTCGCGCCCGCCTCAATGACCGCGCCGCAGATTTCGGCAAGAAAGTTGATGTCGGAACGCAGTGCGTCTTCACACGAAAACTCTACGTCGTCGGTATATTCTTTGGCGATTTTTACCGCTTTTACCGCCGCTTCAATCACTTTTTGCGGCTTCATCTTCAGCTTGTGTTCCATATGGATGGGGCTGGTGGCGATGAAAGTGTGGATGCGGCGGCGTTCGGCAGGGGCAACGGCTTCGCCGGCTTTGCGGATGTCGTTTTCAACGGCGCGGGAGAGCGAGCAGACGGTGGCGCGGGTCAGCGTTTTGGCGATTTCGTGAACGGCTTCCCAGTCGCCGGGGCTGGCGGCGGCAAAGCCCGCTTCAATCACGTCTACACCCAGTTTTTCAAGCTGGCGGGCAACGCGGATTTTTTCTTCTTTGGTCATGGCGGCACCGGGCGACTGTTCGCCGTCGCGCAGTGTGGTGTCGAAAATGATGACACGGTTGTCGTAATGGGGCATGGTGGTTTTCTCCAAGTCGGTTTGCCGGTGCATAAAGGCGTTCAGATCCAGCGGCCTGCCCTGCGCTTCGGCCAGGGCGATAAGCCTGTTGAGCTGCGCAAGCGGCAGCGAACCGCGCGTACGCCATTTGTAGATGGCGGCAGTGCTGGCGGCATTTTGCGGATCTTGCTGCTTTAAGGCTTCGGCCAGCGTATTCACGCCGCCGAAATAGGCAATTAAGCGGTCTATGTTCAGTTGCATTTTTTTGTCCAATCGTCATTGGCCGTTTCTTTAAAGAAGCCGCGATTATACTGAAATTAGACATTCTGACAATAAGAAAGCCAAAATTTTCTTTCACACAATCCAATCGGATTAGTTTTTAGGACTTTTTGTCCAATTTCACCTGTTTGCCCAAACAGGCAAACCGGCCTGCCGGGCCGTCTGAAAAGCGGGACAGCTGCGGCGGGGCGCACAGGCGGTACGGCGGCATCTGCGTTTTCCGCCAGCCGCAGGATTTTTGCAAGGATTTGAATCTGTTAAAATACCGCCCTTTCTTTATGCCGACAGGTTCCGCTATGAACGCCGTTTCCTCCGCCGAGATCGACCGCCTGCTGCCGCAGACGCAATGCCGCGAATGCGGCTATGACGGCTGCCTGCCCTATGCCGAAGCCTTGGCGGCGGGCGGAGCGGCGGTCAATCTGTGCGCACCCGGCGGCGAAGCCGTGATGCTCGACATTGCCGGGCTGCTCGGCAAGCCGCCGCTCGCGCCCGTCAAAATCCAGCTTCCGGCACTGGCGTGGATAGACGAATCGGCCTGTATCGGCTGCACCGCCTGCATCCGCGCCTGCCCCGTGGATGCCATTATGGGCGCGTCCAAACTCATGCACACCGTGATCGCCGAAGAATGCACCGGCTGCGGCTTGTGCGTTGCGCCGTGTCCGGTGGACTGCATCTATATGAGGCCGTCTGAAAACCGTTTCCTGCCGCAGGCGCGCACTTTGTCCGAAGCCGGTTTGCCGCCGCGCTTCGCCGCCGCCGCCCATGCCCGCGCCCGCTATCGGAAGCGCGAGGCACGCCGGGCGCGGGAAGAACAGGAAAAAAAGGCCGAACGCGCCGCCAAAGAAGCCGCCGTCCGCCGCACCCGTGCGGAGGGCGCGGACAAGCCGCCTGCCGCCCAATCCGCTTTCGATCCCGCAAGCCTGATTGCGCAGGCTATGGCACGTGCCAACGCACAGCAGGCGCAGCGCAGCACACCGGCCAACCGCGACAGCTTCAACAGCCGCCAAATCGAAGCCGACCGCCGCAAAGCCGCATTGCGCCGCTACCGCCGCGACGCACAATACGGCAGCCCGCAGGAAAAAGCCGCCGCGATAGAGTGGCTGCGGCGGCATCAGGACGAGGGCGCGTAGCGTGTGGGCAGGGTTTTTCTGCGAAACTTATCGGGTGAATTTCACCCATTAACACAAGGAGCATTTATGCGCTTTACCGACAAAACCATCCTCATCACCGGCGCCAGCAGCGGCATCGGCCTTGCAGGGGCAAAACGCCTGATTGCCGAAGGCGCGCGCCTCATCATCACCGGCCGCACGCCCAGCCGCCTACACGCCGCCGCCGCACTCTTGGGCGAGCGAGCCATCGTCAT
The sequence above is drawn from the Kingella potus genome and encodes:
- the dinB gene encoding DNA polymerase IV; its protein translation is MQQRKIIHIDMDAFYASVELRERPELRGLPVVVAWEGARSVICAASYEARRYGLHSAMSAAAARRLCPQAVFVPPQFPLYRQVSRQIHRIFQRHTDLIEPLSLDEAYLDVSRNKQNLPYATDIARLIRADIKAETGLTASAGIAANKFLAKIASDWNKPDGQFALPPQKTEAFLAALPLEKIPGVGRVTLQKMHRLGLKTAGDLRRMERGELANLFGKWGYRLYDLARGTDNRPVRPERERIQISTEITLPEDLPLALILQHLPHLAGDLWAQAERRKCRARSVTLKLKTTRFRTLTRSLTYSSPLPDAAALLTAARELAERMPPDSEGGYRLIGLGISHLEQPGIQPELWLPEQDAV
- a CDS encoding 2-isopropylmalate synthase; amino-acid sequence: MQLNIDRLIAYFGGVNTLAEALKQQDPQNAASTAAIYKWRTRGSLPLAQLNRLIALAEAQGRPLDLNAFMHRQTDLEKTTMPHYDNRVIIFDTTLRDGEQSPGAAMTKEEKIRVARQLEKLGVDVIEAGFAAASPGDWEAVHEIAKTLTRATVCSLSRAVENDIRKAGEAVAPAERRRIHTFIATSPIHMEHKLKMKPQKVIEAAVKAVKIAKEYTDDVEFSCEDALRSDINFLAEICGAVIEAGATTINIPDTVGYSIPHKTEDFFRELIAKTPGSSKVVWSAHCHNDLGLAVANSLSALKGGARQIECTVNGLGERAGNASIEEIVMALKVRHDVFGMETGIDTTQIVPASKLVSTITGYPVQPNKAIVGANAFAHESGIHQDGVLKHRETYEIMSAESVGWAANRLSLGKLSGRNAFKTKLADLGIDLGGEEALNAAFARFKELADKKREIFDEDLHALVSDEMHSLAQDAYKFISQRITTETGEEPRAEIVFSIQGEEKRAQATGSGPVDAIFKAIESVVQSGAVLQLYSVNAVTEGTESQGETSVRLARGGRVVNGQGADTDVLAATAKAYLSALSKLEFSAAKVKAQGGI
- a CDS encoding RnfABCDGE type electron transport complex subunit B, which translates into the protein MNAVSSAEIDRLLPQTQCRECGYDGCLPYAEALAAGGAAVNLCAPGGEAVMLDIAGLLGKPPLAPVKIQLPALAWIDESACIGCTACIRACPVDAIMGASKLMHTVIAEECTGCGLCVAPCPVDCIYMRPSENRFLPQARTLSEAGLPPRFAAAAHARARYRKREARRAREEQEKKAERAAKEAAVRRTRAEGADKPPAAQSAFDPASLIAQAMARANAQQAQRSTPANRDSFNSRQIEADRRKAALRRYRRDAQYGSPQEKAAAIEWLRRHQDEGA